The following proteins are co-located in the Eriocheir sinensis breed Jianghai 21 chromosome 1, ASM2467909v1, whole genome shotgun sequence genome:
- the LOC127002808 gene encoding protein GVQW3-like translates to MQGNMEQRYAIKFCVKLKKTKQEAYGLLKEAYGDERMSQASFYRWFNRFSEGNEQVEDEPRSGAPKSARKEENIEEVQRLVMQDRRISVRMISEAVGISTGTVETVLTEDLKLHKVCSKFVPKILSDDQKQFRGMLH, encoded by the coding sequence ATGCAAGGAAACATGGAGCAACGTTACGCCATCAAATTTTGTGTTAAacttaagaaaacaaaacaagaagcttATGGATTGTTAAAAGAAGCCTATGGGGATGAAAGGATGAGCCAAGCAAGTTTCTACCGGTGGTTTAACAGATTTTCTGAAGGAAATGAACAAGTTGAAGATGAACCCAGATCTGGAGCACCAAAAAGTGCACGCAAGGAGGAAAACATTGAGGAAGTGCAAAGGTTAGTGATGCAAGACCGTCGAATATCTGTGAGGATGATATCTGAAGCTGTTGGCATTAGTACTGGCACAGTAGAGACAGTTCTGACCGAAGATCTGAAGCTTCACAAAGTCTGTTCCAAGTTCGTGCCAAAGATCCTCTCCGACGACCAGAAGCAGTTTCGTGGAATGTTGCACTGA